From Halomarina ordinaria:
CGTCGTCGGTCCCCACCCGTCCGTCGGGGGGATTCGGAACACCGCCCGGACCGTTCCCGTCCGGAACGACACGGAGGCCGGACGCTCTCTGCGCTCCGAACGTCGGCGTGACCTTTTGACGGTCGACGTTGGTACCGGGGTATGGACCCGATTCGAAGCACCATCGGCGGGGGGATAGCGGCCACGGCGGTCCTGTTGACGCTGCTGCTGACGCTGGACGCGGTACTTCCGGGGGCGGAACCCCTCGTGTTCGCGACGTTCACCGGCCTGTGTTCCATCGGCGGTCCGCCGTACTGCGCGCTCGCCAGCGGGACGGCGTTCGCGCTCACGCTCCTCGTCTTCGTCGCGCTGTTCGCGTTCGCGTGGCCCCTGCTCTTCGCCGGGTTCACCTGGGGACTCCCCGGGGAATCGGGAGCCACGCACGGACTGGTGTTCAGTTTCGTCCTGTGGCTCGGGTACGCCGCCGGCGTCTGGATCGCCGTGTGGCGAGGGTGGGAGACGCTCGCCCAGGACGTCCCGCTGCTGGCGGTCACGCTGTTCGCCTACCTCGTCTACGGGTTCGTCCTCGGCAGCGGGTACGACTACCTCGCGGGCCACCGGACGTTCCTCGACCAGGGCTCGGCGGCGTGAGTCCGCCCTCGTGGAACTCTCGCTCGTCGCGTCCGCTCCTCGCAGGATGCACCGACCGGGATTCGAACCGGTGCGAGGCGGTCCCGGCCACTTCGCTCCCGCGCTGCGACTCGCAGGGTTACGAATCACCTCGTAGAGCGCTCGCTCGTCGCGTCCGCTCCTCGCAGGATGCACCGACCGGGATTCGAACCCGGGCTATGGGCTTGGAAGGCCCATGTCCTACCACTAGACTATCGGTGCGCGTCCGGCACTTTCGCGGCTCCCGTAAAGGGCGTTTCCCTTCCCTCCCTCAGCGACGGGTGACGTCCCATTGCTCTCCGAGCCACGCCAGGAACTGTCCCACGGCCTCGGGACCGTCGAGGGAGGCGTCGGCGGCCGTCGCGTCGCCGCCGACGGCGACGCCCACGCCGTCGGTGAGGGTGCGAAACGCCCGCTCGTCCGAGGTGTCGTCGCCGACGTGCATGGGGAGCCAGCCGACGCCGGCGCCCGTGGCGAGCAGCGAGACGGCCCGGCCCTTCCCCCACGGGAAGTCGGGTAGGACTTCGAGGACCGCCTTCCCGGGGTCGACCCGGAGGGAGGGTTCGCCGTCGACGACCCGCCTGACTCCACGCTGGACGGCCTCCCGGTCGTCCGGGTCGACCTCGCGGTAGTGGACCGTGAGGGTGAGTTCCTTGTCCTCGACCCAGGTCCCGGGGACGTCCGCGACGCGCTCGGCGATGGCGTCGCGTGCGCGTCGGAGGGCGGGTCGGCGGACCCGTGCGATGGGGTGGACCACCCGACGGCCGTTCCGGAGGAGTTCGAGACCGTGGTTGCCGGCGTAGGCGAGGCCGTCGAGCCCGACGCGTTCGCGGACGTCGCTCAGGACGCGGCCGCTCACGACGGCCA
This genomic window contains:
- a CDS encoding DUF6789 family protein, which produces MDPIRSTIGGGIAATAVLLTLLLTLDAVLPGAEPLVFATFTGLCSIGGPPYCALASGTAFALTLLVFVALFAFAWPLLFAGFTWGLPGESGATHGLVFSFVLWLGYAAGVWIAVWRGWETLAQDVPLLAVTLFAYLVYGFVLGSGYDYLAGHRTFLDQGSAA
- the otsB gene encoding trehalose-phosphatase, which produces MDLKARLASAEGLLVSLDFDGTLAPITTRPEDATLPPERRERVAALAARRDVTVAVVSGRVLSDVRERVGLDGLAYAGNHGLELLRNGRRVVHPIARVRRPALRRARDAIAERVADVPGTWVEDKELTLTVHYREVDPDDREAVQRGVRRVVDGEPSLRVDPGKAVLEVLPDFPWGKGRAVSLLATGAGVGWLPMHVGDDTSDERAFRTLTDGVGVAVGGDATAADASLDGPEAVGQFLAWLGEQWDVTRR